One window from the genome of Micromonospora aurantiaca ATCC 27029 encodes:
- a CDS encoding DUF808 domain-containing protein: MLAEHGRIEEAIGLHRKRLDAGNELAAGDLAELLAEHGLTRELEAEVHAGTSTATYWVELSPDIRPGRWRAARKDLSENGPVRTLRNPGRTPPLAGGLVALLDDVAVLARAAAASIDDIGAAAAKAGAKAAGVVVDDAAVTPQYVRSLAAERELPIIKRIALGSLRNKFFIILPAVLLLSQFVPWLLTPILMLGGAYLCYEGAEKVWAKIAHHDAHGAGEEKVQDETTLVSGAVRTDLILSAEIMVITLNEVIDEAFWSRLAILAVVAVVITVLVYGVVALIVKMDDAGLRLSQRSGAVATFGRGLVRAMPVVLTVLTVVGTAAMLWVGGHILLLGTNELNLHFLYEAVHHVEVAVHDATGVLGGLVGWLVNTVASAILGLIVGALVVLVMTLTLHRRKSKPATATAAAATRTDGIIPAPPSRAAQRRDAPVDRAPRG, from the coding sequence CTCGCCGAACACGGTCGCATCGAGGAGGCCATCGGCCTGCACCGCAAACGCCTGGACGCCGGCAACGAACTCGCCGCCGGAGACCTCGCCGAACTGCTCGCCGAACACGGCCTTACCCGCGAACTGGAGGCAGAAGTACACGCAGGTACTTCTACGGCCACGTACTGGGTCGAGCTCTCGCCCGATATAAGACCCGGGCGGTGGCGTGCCGCGCGCAAGGACCTGAGCGAGAATGGGCCAGTTCGAACTCTGCGCAACCCTGGAAGGACCCCTCCCTTGGCCGGTGGACTCGTAGCCCTGCTGGATGACGTGGCGGTGCTGGCCCGAGCCGCTGCCGCGTCGATCGATGACATCGGGGCGGCCGCCGCGAAGGCCGGCGCCAAGGCTGCGGGCGTCGTCGTCGACGATGCTGCCGTCACGCCGCAGTACGTACGGAGCCTGGCGGCCGAGCGTGAGTTGCCGATTATCAAGCGCATTGCCCTGGGGTCGCTGCGCAACAAGTTCTTCATCATCCTGCCGGCGGTGCTGCTGCTCAGTCAGTTCGTGCCCTGGCTGCTCACTCCGATCCTCATGCTCGGCGGCGCCTACCTCTGTTACGAAGGCGCGGAGAAGGTGTGGGCCAAGATCGCCCATCACGATGCCCACGGCGCGGGCGAGGAGAAGGTGCAGGACGAGACGACACTGGTGTCCGGGGCGGTACGGACCGACCTGATCCTCTCGGCGGAGATCATGGTCATCACCCTGAACGAGGTGATCGATGAGGCGTTCTGGTCCCGCCTGGCGATCCTGGCTGTCGTCGCCGTCGTCATAACCGTCCTGGTATACGGCGTGGTGGCCCTGATCGTAAAGATGGACGACGCCGGACTGCGCCTGTCGCAACGTTCCGGCGCCGTCGCCACGTTCGGCCGCGGTCTGGTGAGGGCGATGCCGGTAGTCCTCACCGTGCTGACGGTGGTCGGCACCGCGGCGATGCTGTGGGTGGGCGGGCACATCCTGCTGCTGGGCACGAACGAGCTGAACCTGCACTTCCTGTACGAGGCCGTGCACCACGTGGAGGTGGCCGTCCACGACGCCACGGGTGTTCTCGGCGGGCTCGTCGGCTGGCTCGTCAACACGGTGGCCAGCGCGATCCTCGGGCTGATCGTCGGAGCGCTGGTCGTGCTGGTCATGACTCTCACGCTCCACCGCCGCAAATCCAAGCCTGCGACTGCGACTGCGGCGGCCGCGACTCGTACTGACGGCATCATCCCCGCTCCGCCGAGCCGTGCAGCTCAGCGTCGCGACGCTCCTGTGGACCGAGCGCCGCGCGGGTGA